Proteins from a single region of Streptomyces glaucescens:
- the ispD gene encoding 2-C-methyl-D-erythritol 4-phosphate cytidylyltransferase, which yields MSDVSRPSPGAASVAAVIPAAGRGVRLGPGAPKALRALNGTPMLVHAVRAMAASRAVSLVVVVAPPDGAAEVRSLLDAHVLPERTDFVVVPGGATRQESVRLGLEAVPAGHDIVLVHDAARPLVPVDTVDAVIDAVRAGAAAVVPALPLADTVKEVEPAAAPGEPEPVLATPSRARLRAVQTPQGFARAVLARAHETVTEDVTDDASMVERLGETVVVVPGHEEAFKVTRPLDLVLAEAVLARRRLNDGF from the coding sequence ATGTCTGACGTTTCGCGACCTTCGCCGGGCGCGGCCTCCGTCGCCGCCGTGATCCCGGCCGCCGGACGGGGCGTACGCCTCGGCCCGGGCGCCCCCAAGGCGCTTCGCGCGCTGAACGGCACTCCCATGCTGGTCCACGCGGTGCGCGCGATGGCCGCCTCCCGCGCGGTGTCCCTCGTGGTGGTCGTGGCACCGCCCGACGGGGCCGCCGAGGTCAGGTCGCTGCTCGACGCGCACGTGCTGCCCGAGCGGACCGACTTCGTCGTCGTCCCGGGCGGCGCGACCCGCCAGGAGTCCGTACGGCTGGGCCTGGAGGCCGTGCCGGCCGGGCACGACATCGTGCTGGTGCACGACGCGGCGCGCCCCCTGGTGCCGGTGGACACCGTGGACGCCGTGATCGACGCGGTCCGGGCCGGCGCGGCGGCCGTGGTGCCGGCGCTGCCGCTCGCCGACACCGTGAAGGAGGTCGAGCCCGCGGCGGCCCCCGGGGAGCCGGAGCCGGTGCTGGCCACCCCCTCGCGCGCGCGGCTGCGCGCCGTGCAGACCCCCCAGGGCTTCGCCCGGGCGGTCCTGGCGCGGGCCCACGAGACGGTCACCGAGGACGTCACCGACGACGCGAGCATGGTGGAGCGGCTCGGCGAGACGGTCGTGGTCGTCCCCGGGCACGAGGAGGCGTTCAAGGTGACGCGCCCCCTGGACCTCGTCCTCGCGGAGGCGGTACTCGCCCGCAGGAGGCTCAACGATGGCTTCTGA